A genomic stretch from Asterias rubens chromosome 7, eAstRub1.3, whole genome shotgun sequence includes:
- the LOC117292604 gene encoding uncharacterized protein LOC117292604: MKKNAKMYSSYYRLSCATAEEKLKKRNLSKEEREEAEMWYERKQRCNEGSRKRMAKMNAGKRADEKKGKAKKAMTRREYDKKKNYETERKQKYRAKKSTAETAKINEQRREKYAIVREMKVQGMERKMKEMEQKLKDQEDQLRAKERELLERTTMLQNRNNDLGEDAIDIRSNDARRKSLQRARGAMPQRRSHFVSTTIDLVEKASPRKTAALKKAGITGRNPLHDGVMKALGDVFSGPRNSPQRKHIAMSLSALKNVKQQRKAARHFGCSRKLLQRARKQSAGRKGIPSERVKLIGNFYQANSNPLPDKKFVSKKTYKPRHLMESTVADLYHKYKKMHPDQPVSAGIFYSLRPKNVKTKAQAKYVGCLCEYCENINLKIEAVNSIHKGTFKDGYDVIRTTMCPKPPGCDFNHPSCITRKCTKCGVDKMDQRLHPILADPNKSIKWKRWTMVTTTCFTKKGTKQVKKRKPIEMKGTAMDLVTELKTEIHPFSEHLFNKDWQNNQQKNLLNNIHMDEVLGVYDFAENFKCEHQREVQSAYYAQDSATVHPVVTYYSCPKCLKSVRESIIIISDDLNHDYHLVNTFHRKVTNHLTATRGLMITKFYRFSDGCSCQYKSKGPISDISYGREDFGHTIHHNYSGTRHGKGASDGESGVVKRKAAEAVKAGTAIISTPKQLYDYLEGNVTKDATEDQCCTSFRRSVLFVKHEEVLRKRQDRAIRTVPGTRKFHSIKSVKGGRVATRNLSCFCDSCLGVHGGTGRCVNAAYVHPWKEVKLKNGKTGEEDTALHASEEDTALHSGEEDSAHPTGEEDTAHPTSMTGEEDTALHSGEEDSAHPTGEEDTAHPTSMTGEEDTALHTGEDSALHTGEEDSALPTEEVVAHPHDDNIKDGANLLTTIGAQDFVAVRVTSTGRRARSDELHVAQVASVPEDGSYSLSYMVKAKGSNQYTWSQGDEVFFLQPITDIVAKLDAPEPVAVGSRLFFKFNLKGAEELFSAK; this comes from the exons atgaagaagaatgCTAAGATGTACAGTAGTTACTACCGTCTATCCTGTGCCACTGCCGAGGAAAAGCTGAAAAAGAGAAATCTAAGTAAAGAAGAAAGAGAAGAGGCTGAGATGTggtatgaaagaaaacaacgtTGCAATGAGGGATCAAGGAAAAGGATGGCAAAGATGAATGCAGGAAAAAGAGCTGATGAGAAGAAAGGCAAAGCTAAAAAAGCCATGACAAGAAGAgaatatgataaaaaaaaaaattatgaaactgAGAGGAAGCAAAAATATCGTGCTAAGAAAAGTACGGCAGAGACGGCCAAGATTAACGAGCAAAGACGAGAAAAATATGCAATTGTGAGAGAAATGAAGGTTCAAGGAATGGAAAGAAAGATGAAAGAGATGGAACAGAAGTTGAAAGATCAGGAGGACCAGTTGCGAGCAAAAGAGAGAGAGTTGCTCGAACGGACCACAATGCTGCAGAACAGAAATAATGATTTAGGCGAAGACGCTATTGACATACGGTCAAATGATGCCAGGCGAAAGAGCCTTCAACGCGCCAGAGGAGCTATGCCACAACGGAGGTCGCATTTTGTTTCCACAACAATTGACCTTGTAGAGAAAGCTTCACCAAGGAAAACTGCCGCACTAAAAAAGGCGGGAATAACAGGCAGAAATCCATTACATGATGGAGTGATGAAAGCCCTTGGCGATGTCTTTTCAGGACCAAGAAATTCTCCACAACGGAAGCATATTGCCATGTCTCTCAGTGCCCTAAAAAATGTCAAGCAACAAAGGAAGGCTGCAAGACATTTTGGTTGTAGCCGCAAACTTCTGCAAAGAGCAAGGAAACAATCAGCCGGCCGAAAAGGTATCCCATCGGAAAGGGTTAAACTCATCGGAAATTTCTACCAAGCCAACTCAAATCCTTTGCCTGATAAaaaatttgtaagcaaaaaaacCTACAAACCAAGACATCTAATGGAATCAACAGTTGCAGATTTGTACCATAAATACAAGAAAATGCATCCAGATCAGCCAGTAAGTGCAGGGATCTTCTACAGTCTCAGAcccaaaaatgtaaaaactaaAGCACAAGCGAAGTATGTTGGCTGTCTCTGTGAGTACTGTGAAAATATAAATCTCAAAATAGAAGCAGTCAACAGCATCCACAAGGGAACCTTCAAAGATGGATATGACGTTATCAGAACAACGATGTGCCCCAAGCCACCAGGGTGTGACTTTAACCATCCCTCATGTATCACAAGAAAATGTACGAAATGTGGTGTTGATAAAATGGATCAAAGACTTCATCCTATACTTGCAGACCCTAACAAAAGCATCAAGTGGAAACGATGGACCATGGTGACAACAACGTGTTTCACCAAAAAGGGAAcgaaacaagtaaaaaaaagaaagccTATCGAAATGAAGGGAACTGCCATGGATTTGGTAACAGAACTCAAGACTGAGATTCACCCATTCAGCGAGCACTTATTCAACAAAGACTGGCAGAATAATCAACAAAAAAATCTGCTCAACAACATACATATGGACGAGGTGTTGGGGGTGTACGATTTTGCAGAGAATTTCAAATGCGAACACCAACGGGAAGTACAAAGCGCCTACTACGCCCAAGATTCAGCAACAGTACACCCTGTTGTCACCTATTATTCCTGTCCAAAATGTCTGAAATCAGTAAGGGAAAGTATCATTATCATCAGCGATGATTTGAACCACGACTACCACCTGGTTAATACTTTTCATAGAAAAGTTACAAACCATTTGACTGCAACAAGAGGCTTGATGATTACAAAGTTTTACCGGTTTTCAGATGGTTGTAGTTGTCAATATAAGAGCAAGGGGCCCATTTCGGATATCAGCTACGGAAGAGAAGATTTTGGGCACACGATCCACCACAACTATTCAGGCACAAGACATGGCAAAGGTGCCAGCGATGGGGAAAGCGGAGTGGTGAAGAGAAAAGCAGCGGAAGCCGTCAAAGCTGGAACTGCCATCATCAGCACCCCAAAGCAATTGTATGATTATCTTGAAGGCAATGTAACAAAAGATGCTACCGAGGACCAGTGCTGCACTTCATTTAGGAGATCTGTTCTTTTTGTAAAGCATGAAGAAGTTTTGCGAAAGCGGCAAGACAGGGCAATAAGAACAGTCCCGGGAACAAGGAAGTTCCATAGTATCAAGAGTGTGAAGGGAGGACGAGTTGCTACCCGGAATCTCTCCTGTTTCTGCGATTCGTGTCTTGGAGTACATGGTGGCACTGGCAGATGTGTAAATGCAGCATATGTACATCCTTGGAAGGAGGTTAAACTTAAGAACGGAAAAACAG GAGAAGAAGATACTGCCCTCCACGCAAGTGAAGAAGATACTGCCCTCCACTCAGGAGAAGAAGATTCTGCCCACCCCACAGGAGAAGAAGATACTGCCCACCCCACAAGCATGACGGGAGAAGAAGATACTGCCCTCCACTCAGGAGAAGAAGATTCTGCCCACCCAACAGGAGAAGAAGATACTGCCCACCCCACAAGCATGACGGGAGAAGAAGATACTGCCCTCCACACAGGAGAAGATTCTGCCCTCCACACAGGAGAAGAAGATTCTGCCCTCCCCACAGAAGAAGTTGTAGCACATCCACATGATGATAATATCAAAG ATGGAGCCAATTTGTTAACAACCATTGGTGCACAAGATTTTGTTGCAGTAAGGGTAACTAGTACTGGAAGAAGAGCAAGATCAGATGAATTACATGTAGCACAG GTAGCATCTGTACCTGAAGATGGGTCATACAGTCTCTCGTACATGGTCAAAGCAAAGGGTAGCAACCAATACACCTGGTCGCAGGGTGACGAAGTATTTTTTCTGCAGCCCATCACCGACATCGTTGCAAAGCTTGATGCACCAGAGCCTGTTGCTGTCGGGTCAcgcttgttttttaaatttaacttgAAAGGTGCTGAAGAACTTTTCAGTGCAAagtaa